One Streptomyces fagopyri DNA window includes the following coding sequences:
- a CDS encoding MarR family winged helix-turn-helix transcriptional regulator, giving the protein MHKRVMETDPPTPAEDLMIAVERLVRYVRRSAVTGGLSTAASSALSRLGREGPQRLTELARAENVSQPNMTQLVTRMERAGLVRRTADHSDGRGVLVEATDDGLDVFRRRRAERADALHRLIEDLTEPEQRAVRVALPALARVIDDRHSRS; this is encoded by the coding sequence ATGCATAAGCGGGTTATGGAAACCGACCCACCGACTCCGGCCGAGGATCTGATGATCGCCGTGGAGCGGCTGGTCCGATACGTCCGCCGCAGCGCCGTCACCGGTGGCCTGAGCACGGCGGCCTCGTCCGCACTGAGCCGGCTCGGCCGGGAGGGACCGCAGCGGCTCACCGAACTCGCCAGGGCCGAGAACGTCTCCCAGCCGAACATGACCCAGCTGGTCACCCGGATGGAGCGCGCGGGCCTGGTCCGGCGCACCGCCGACCACAGCGACGGCCGGGGCGTGCTCGTGGAGGCCACCGACGACGGCCTGGACGTCTTCCGCCGGCGACGGGCCGAGCGCGCGGACGCTCTGCACCGGCTGATCGAGGACCTGACCGAACCGGAACAGCGGGCGGTCCGGGTCGCGCTGCCGGCCCTGGCCCGGGTCATCGACGACCGCCATTCCCGTTCCTGA
- a CDS encoding MFS transporter, whose protein sequence is MSASHERAAGPFKQPKAVWAVAFACVISFMGIGLVDPILPALAEGLHASPSQVSLLFSSYLIVTAVAMLFVGWVSSHIGAKRTLIVGLAVIVVFAALAGSSGSINGIVGFRAGWGLGNALFIATSLAVIVASASGGFGGAIILYETALGLGIAVGPLLGGELGAISWRGPFFGVAVLMAVALAATVAFVPALPKPERPTSPLAPLRALRHRGLLTMGIMALLYNWGFFTMLGYAPYPMKLSAHQLGLVFTGWGLLVAAFSVFFAPRLQARYGTAPVLYANLLGLGIVMAVIAAGVDSPGVVITAVVVSGAFIGINNTLTTQAVMLVSPVERPVASSAYGFLRFIGGGLAPYAAGKLADATDLSVPFYLGAATFLVAIPVLASGHGLLRRAERTAGEGASVVPTLTPVGGAAVTAGPPLIVAVGAHERAAAIVDTAARLARDTGTALEVVHVQQTAVVEEQAVDVETADQARSAVAAHLDRLAAHGVPAVGQILTSVGDHAAAGRALARHAADVHAGTVAVGRSPRGPLAQFADGSFTSALTHTAACAVVLVDPDSAPRPLTTATLAELRAASA, encoded by the coding sequence ATGAGTGCATCCCACGAAAGGGCCGCCGGCCCCTTCAAGCAGCCCAAGGCCGTCTGGGCCGTCGCGTTCGCCTGCGTCATCTCGTTCATGGGCATCGGTCTGGTCGACCCGATCCTGCCCGCTCTCGCCGAGGGCCTGCACGCCTCACCGAGCCAGGTCTCCCTGCTGTTCAGCAGCTATCTGATCGTCACCGCGGTCGCCATGCTGTTCGTCGGCTGGGTCTCCAGCCACATCGGCGCCAAGCGCACCCTGATCGTGGGACTCGCCGTCATCGTCGTCTTCGCGGCGCTCGCGGGTTCCTCCGGCTCCATCAACGGCATCGTCGGCTTCCGGGCGGGCTGGGGCCTGGGCAACGCCCTGTTCATCGCCACCTCGCTCGCCGTCATCGTCGCCTCCGCGAGCGGCGGCTTCGGCGGCGCGATCATCCTGTACGAGACCGCCCTCGGCCTCGGCATCGCCGTGGGGCCGCTGCTGGGCGGCGAGCTGGGGGCCATCAGCTGGCGCGGTCCCTTCTTCGGCGTCGCCGTCCTGATGGCCGTCGCGCTCGCCGCGACAGTCGCCTTCGTGCCCGCCCTGCCCAAGCCCGAGCGGCCCACCTCGCCGCTCGCCCCCCTCAGGGCACTGCGCCACCGCGGCCTGCTGACCATGGGCATCATGGCCCTGCTGTACAACTGGGGCTTCTTCACGATGCTGGGCTACGCCCCGTACCCGATGAAGCTGAGCGCGCACCAGCTCGGGCTGGTCTTCACCGGGTGGGGTCTGCTGGTGGCCGCCTTCAGCGTGTTCTTCGCCCCGCGTCTGCAGGCCCGGTACGGCACCGCCCCGGTGCTGTACGCCAACCTGCTCGGCCTCGGGATCGTCATGGCGGTCATCGCGGCCGGCGTCGACTCGCCCGGCGTGGTGATCACGGCGGTCGTGGTCAGCGGCGCGTTCATCGGTATCAACAACACCCTCACCACCCAGGCCGTCATGCTCGTCTCGCCCGTCGAGCGGCCGGTGGCCTCCTCCGCCTACGGCTTCCTCCGCTTCATCGGCGGCGGCCTCGCCCCCTATGCCGCCGGCAAGCTCGCCGACGCGACCGACCTCAGCGTCCCGTTCTACCTGGGCGCCGCGACCTTCCTCGTGGCCATTCCGGTCCTGGCGAGCGGCCACGGTCTGCTCCGCCGGGCCGAACGGACGGCCGGCGAGGGCGCGTCCGTCGTACCCACGCTCACTCCGGTCGGCGGTGCCGCGGTCACCGCCGGGCCGCCGCTCATCGTCGCCGTCGGCGCCCACGAGAGGGCCGCCGCCATCGTCGACACGGCGGCTCGGCTCGCCCGGGACACGGGTACGGCGCTGGAGGTGGTGCACGTCCAGCAGACCGCCGTGGTCGAGGAACAGGCCGTGGACGTCGAGACGGCCGACCAGGCCCGCTCCGCCGTCGCCGCCCACCTCGACCGGCTCGCGGCCCACGGCGTCCCCGCCGTCGGCCAGATACTCACGAGCGTCGGCGACCACGCCGCCGCGGGCCGGGCCCTGGCCCGGCATGCCGCCGACGTCCACGCCGGCACCGTCGCCGTGGGCCGCTCGCCCCGCGGTCCGCTGGCCCAGTTCGCCGACGGGAGCTTCACCAGCGCGCTCACGCACACCGCGGCCTGCGCGGTCGTCCTCGTCGACCCCGACAGCGCACCCCGGCCGCTGACCACGGCCACCCTGGCGGAGCTGCGCGCCGCCTCCGCCTGA